One part of the Arabidopsis thaliana chromosome 1 sequence genome encodes these proteins:
- a CDS encoding Peptidase C13 family (Peptidase C13 family; FUNCTIONS IN: GPI-anchor transamidase activity, cysteine-type endopeptidase activity; INVOLVED IN: proteolysis; LOCATED IN: endomembrane system; EXPRESSED IN: 23 plant structures; EXPRESSED DURING: 13 growth stages; CONTAINS InterPro DOMAIN/s: Peptidase C13, legumain (InterPro:IPR001096); BEST Arabidopsis thaliana protein match is: alpha-vacuolar processing enzyme (TAIR:AT2G25940.1); Has 35333 Blast hits to 34131 proteins in 2444 species: Archae - 798; Bacteria - 22429; Metazoa - 974; Fungi - 991; Plants - 531; Viruses - 0; Other Eukaryotes - 9610 (source: NCBI BLink).): MKILTLVMLLCYSFVSSTGDTTIHTNNWAVLVCTSRFWFNYRHMANTLSLYRTVKRLGIPDERIILMLADDMACNARNEYPAQVFNNENHKLNLYGDNVEVDYRGYEVTVENFLRVLTGRHENAVPRSKRLLSDEGSHILLYMTGHGGDEFLKFQDAEELQSHDLADAVKQMKEKRRFKELMIMVDTCQAATLFNQLQSPGVLAIGSSLKGENSYSHHLDSDIGVSVVDRFTYYTLAFFERLNIYDNASLNSLFRSYDPRLLMSTAYYRTDLYQPHLVEVPVTNFFGSVMETIHTDSAYKAFSSKISERKINSEMPFNQLSEHDLKEELENTNIPNDELIAEKQKCPYSQMRADLHEKVEKLENVDTVVNLSIAVMVLAVMVSSSLLR, from the exons ATGAAGATTCTTACACTCGTAATGCTTTTATGCTACTCGTTCGTCTCTTCTACCGGAGATACGACTATCCACACAAACAATTGGGCTGTTTTGGTCTGCACTTCTCGCTTCTG GTTTAACTACCGGCACATGGCCAATACTCTGTCCCTCTATAG GACAGTCAAGAGACTTGGAATACCAGATGAGAGGATCATTCTTATGCTGGCTGATGATATGGCCTGTAATGCTAGAAATGAATATCCTGCTCAAGTTTTCAACAATGAAAACCACAAACTTAACCTCTATGGAGATAACGTTGAG GTAGATTATCGTGGATATGAGGTAACAGTTGAAAATTTCTTACGGGTTTTGACTGGGCGTCATGAGAATGCTGTTCCAAGGTCAAAGCGTCTCCTCAGTGATGAGGGTAGCCATATACTACTGTACATGACTGGGCATGGAGGTGATGaatttttgaagtttcaagATGCAGAAGAACTCCAGAGTCACGATTTAGCAGATGCtgtaaaacaaatgaaagagaagcGTAG ATTCAAGGAGCTGATGATAATGGTTGATACTTGCCAAGCTGCCACTCTCTTTAATCAG cTTCAATCTCCTGGTGTTTTGGCTATTGGTAGCAGTCTAAAAGGAGAGAACTCATATTCCCATCACCTGGATTCAGAT aTTGGTGTATCTGTTGTAGATCGGTTTACATATTACACTCTTGCATTCTTTGAGAGGCTCAATATATATGACAATGCATCACTTAACAG TTTATTTAGGTCCTACGATCCGAGACTGCTAATGTCTACTGCCTACTACCGGACTGATCTTTACCAACCACATCTGGTGGAG GTACCGGTCACAAATTTCTTCGGTTCAGTTATGGAGACCATTCATACTGATTCAGCTTACAAAGCTTTCTCAAGTAAAATCTCCGAAAGAAAGATCAATTCTGAGATGCCATTCAATCAACTTTCCGAACACGATCTTAAAGAAGAGCTTGAGAATACAAACATACCAAACGATGAGTTGATAGCTGAG aagcaaaaatGCCCATATTCACAAATGCGGGCAGACCTCCACGAGAAAGTGGAGAAGCTTGAAAATGTCGATACAGTGGTTAACCTCAGCATAGCAGTGATGGTACTCGCTGTAATGGTCTCATCATCTTTACTACGATGA
- a CDS encoding GPI-anchored adhesin-like protein, putative (DUF936) (Plant protein of unknown function (DUF936); FUNCTIONS IN: molecular_function unknown; INVOLVED IN: biological_process unknown; LOCATED IN: cellular_component unknown; EXPRESSED IN: cultured cell; CONTAINS InterPro DOMAIN/s: Protein of unknown function DUF936, plant (InterPro:IPR010341); BEST Arabidopsis thaliana protein match is: Plant protein of unknown function (DUF936) (TAIR:AT3G14170.1); Has 718 Blast hits to 418 proteins in 99 species: Archae - 0; Bacteria - 149; Metazoa - 50; Fungi - 25; Plants - 280; Viruses - 0; Other Eukaryotes - 214 (source: NCBI BLink).), translating to MANLVPGVLLKLLQHMNTDVKIAGEHRSSLLQVISIVPALAGGELFPNQGFYLKVSDSSHATYVSLPDEHDDLILSDKIQLGQYIHVDRVESSSPVPILRGVRPVPGRHPCVGDPEDIVATHSLGFLSDDKVKNDNNGGVSSKPKERVKASVKANGSGSDGERIIGNRLSVSISRDDSSDGKKPVSALFRAKSAKSSLSLDVKKESLGKLKTSSGSKSIPSSPTSCYSLPNSFAKFANGIKQQQTVKPKLLEKGSPRMGLSEKGRSLLKAESPKVGKKLPMIKNFVQGIEFGAKALRKSWEGNLDIRGSDRTKSSLPRRDLTPDSRSLAAPRRSTSSEKLPSKQERANVFARSSKEHNKIQSTKKVEPTAVLDTKDKTSRPKSTSVEKKSVAENGLPGNLVKVSVNGKRLAAANIQWSSLPPSLSRMGQEVLRHREAAQVVAIEALQEASASESLLQCLIMYSDLLSTAKEDDPLPVVEQFLKLHSGLKNVQVITESLSKLLSLMSSPDNEENRSEEAIKAASEKQKLAASWVQAALVTNLSPFSVYSSKQAKLAASRSKPVIILESPGNNSSSKTRGNIQNKPTIGSKLVAQGMIRKHRENSSSQKATSVAGSESPPLNWVKGNGLNEATDLAEKLQMVSQDWFLGFVERFLDADVITSSSLSLSDNGQIAGMLSQLKSVNDWLDEIGSKEDEEGLQEVSKETIDRLRKKIYEYLLTHVESAAAALGGGGGSVSSPRPKPIETKAKR from the exons ATGGCGAATCTTGTCCCCGGCGTTTTACTCAAGCTTCTCCAGCACATGAACACCGACGTCAAAATCGCCGGCGAACACAGGTCCTCTCTTTTACAAGTCATCAGTATTGTTCCCGCTTTAGCCGGAGGTGAGCTATTCCCGAATCAAGGCTTTTATCTCAAAGTCTCTGATTCCTCTCACGCCACTTATGTCTCTTTACCTGATGAACACGATGATTTGATTCTTAGCGACAAGATCCAATTAGGTCAGTATATTCATGTTGATAGAGTCGAATCTTCTTCCCCTGTTCCTATTCTTCGTGGTGTTAGACCTGTTCCTGGTAGACATCCTTGTGTTGGTGATCCTGAAGATATTGTAGCTACTCATTCACTAGGGTTTCTCAGTGATGACAAggttaaaaatgataataatggTGGTGTTAGTTCGAAACCTAAAGAGAGAGTTAAGGCGTCTGTTAAAGCTAATGGGAGTGGAAGTGATGGTGAGAGAATTATAGGTAATAGACTGAGTGTTAGTATCTCTAGGGATGATTCTTCTGATGGTAAAAAGCCGGTGTCTGCTCTATTTCGAGCTAAATCTGCGAAGTCGAGTTTGAGTTTGGATGTAAAGAAGGAATCTTTGGGGAAGCTCAAGACTTCTTCGGGTTCTAAGTCTATTCCTTCTTCCCCTACGAGTTGTTACTCACTGCCTAATTCTTTTGCAAAGTTTGCTAATGGGATTAAGCAGCAACAGACTGTGAAGCCAAAGTTATTGGAGAAGGGTTCTCCTAGAATGGGGTTGTCAGAGAAGGGCCGGTCTCTTCTTAAAGCGGAGAGTCCGAAAGTTGGGAAAAAGCTTCCCATGATTAAGAATTTTGTGCAGGGGATTGAGTTTGGAGCTAAGGCGTTGAGGAAAAGCTGGGAAGGGAATTTAGATATCAGGGGTTCAGATAGAACAAAATCCAGCCTTCCCAGACGTGATTTAACCCCTGATTCCCGGAGTTTAGCA GCTCCACGGAGAAGCACATCGAGTGAGAAGTTGCCAAGCAAACAGGAGAGGGCTAATGTATTTGCAAGATCATCGAAGGAGCACAATAAGATACAGTCAACCAAGAAAGTCGAGCCAACTGCAGTGTTGGACACCAAAGATAAAACGAGTAGGCCTAAATCTACATCTGTCGAGAAGAAATCTGTTGCAGAGAATGGATTGCCTGGGAATTTGGTCAAAGTCTCTGTTAATGGTAAAAGATTAGCGGCGGCCAATATCCAATGGAGTTCACTCCCTCCATCTCTTTCGAGGATGGGACAG GAAGTATTGAGGCATAGAGAAGCTGCTCAAGTAGTCGCAATAGAGGCCCTGCAAGAAGCCTCTGCTTCCGAGAGCTTACTTCAGTGCCTCAT TATGTACTCCGATCTTTTGTCAACGGCGAAGGAAGATGATCCATTGCCAGTCGTTGAGCAGTTCTTGAAGCTCCATTCCGGTTTGAAAAACGTCCAAGTAATAACAGAGTCATTGTCCAAATTACTCTCTTTGATGTCCTCCCCagataatgaagaaaacagaTCCGAGGAAGCTATAAAAGCGGCATCGGAAAAGCAGAAATTGGCAGCCTCATGGGTCCAAGCTGCGTTAGTCACTAACTTATCGCCCTTCTCTGTCTACTCCAGCAAACAAGCCAAACTTGCTGCCTCCAGGAGCAAACCCGTGATCATACTCGAGAGCCCGGGTAATAATTCCTCTAGTAAAACCCGTGGGAATATTCAAAACAAGCCAACGATTGGATCTAAACTCGTAGCACAAGGAATGATCCGTAAACACAGGGAGAACAGTAGCAGCCAGAAAGCCACCTCGGTAGCAGGGTCAGAGTCTCCACCGTTAAACTGGGTGAAAGGGAATGGTCTAAACGAGGCAACTGATCTGGCAGAGAAGTTGCAAATGGTTTCACAAGATTGGTTTTTGGGTTTCGTAGAGAGATTCTTAGACGCTGACGTGATTACATCATCCAGTCTCAGTCTGTCTGATAATGGGCAGATTGCGGGGATGCTGTCTCAGCTGAAGAGTGTGAATGATTGGTTAGACGAGATTGGATCgaaagaggatgaagaagggTTACAAGAAGTCTCTAAGGAAACAATCGATCGATTACGGAAGAAGATCTACGAGTATCTGCTCACACATGTGGAGTCAGCAGCTGCAGCacttggtggtggtggtggctcaGTCTCTTCTCCTAGACCTAAACCAATCGAAACCAAAGCAAAGAgataa
- the PRA1.E gene encoding prenylated RAB acceptor 1.E (prenylated RAB acceptor 1.E (PRA1.E); CONTAINS InterPro DOMAIN/s: Prenylated rab acceptor PRA1 (InterPro:IPR004895); BEST Arabidopsis thaliana protein match is: PRA1 (Prenylated rab acceptor) family protein (TAIR:AT1G55190.1); Has 522 Blast hits to 522 proteins in 132 species: Archae - 0; Bacteria - 0; Metazoa - 107; Fungi - 87; Plants - 296; Viruses - 0; Other Eukaryotes - 32 (source: NCBI BLink).), producing MNQKPPPYGYGGAGGGGVGPSSTSNTTIIGTLSARAKQTTQSMITTLRPWREILDLSALSLPRGYDEAMAHLKHNISYFRGNYALAVLAIVFLGLIYHPMSMIAFIVVFIGWILLYFSRDANDSIVISGKEVDDKIVLVLLSLVTVLALVYTDVGENVLVSLIIGLLIVGAHGAFRNTDDLFLDEESARRGGLVSAGSGNRPPSSYTPI from the coding sequence ATGAATCAGAAACCTCCGCCGTACGGTTATGGCGGCGCTGGTGGTGGAGGAGTCGGTCCTTCTTCCACTTCCAACACCACAATCATCGGGACGTTGAGTGCACGCGCCAAGCAGACGACGCAATCGATGATCACGACGCTCCGTCCATGGCGAGAGATTCTCGATCTGTCCGCGCTCTCTCTCCCTCGCGGGTATGATGAAGCCATGGCGCATCTAAAGCACAACATCTCTTATTTCCGTGGAAATTACGCTCTCGCCGTTCTCGCCATTGTTTTCCTCGGCCTTATTTACCATCCGATGTCTATGATCGCTTTCATCGTCGTCTTCATCGGATGGattcttctctatttctctcGAGACGCAAACGATTCGATTGTGATTTCGGGGAAAGAAGTAGATGACAAGATCGTGCTGGTTTTACTCAGCTTGGTAACGGTTTTGGCATTGGTATATACAGATGTGGGCGAAAACGTTCTGGTTTCGCTGATCATTGGTTTGCTCATCGTCGGAGCTCACGGCGCTTTTCGTAATACCGatgatttgtttcttgatgAAGAAAGTGCTCGCCGTGGTGGCCTGGTGTCTGCCGGTTCTGGTAACCGGCCACCGTCGAGTTATACCCCAATTTGA
- the AIP3 gene encoding ABI3-interacting protein 3 (ABI3-interacting protein 3 (AIP3); FUNCTIONS IN: unfolded protein binding; INVOLVED IN: protein folding; LOCATED IN: prefoldin complex; EXPRESSED IN: 23 plant structures; EXPRESSED DURING: 13 growth stages; CONTAINS InterPro DOMAIN/s: Prefoldin beta-like (InterPro:IPR002777), Prefoldin, subunit 4 (InterPro:IPR016661); Has 376 Blast hits to 375 proteins in 196 species: Archae - 2; Bacteria - 0; Metazoa - 120; Fungi - 130; Plants - 57; Viruses - 0; Other Eukaryotes - 67 (source: NCBI BLink).) has translation MQQQGSKSGSEMEVTWEDQQNINIFSRLNNRVHDLDDDIKSAKEKCENLEDAGNELILADEEMVRFQIGEVFAHVPRDDVETKIEEMKEATCKSLEKLEQEKESIVTQMAALKKVLYAKFKDSINLEED, from the exons ATGCAGCAGCAA GGGAGTAAGAGTGGATCTGAGATGGAGGTGACATGGGAGGACCAGCAGAACATTAATATCTTCAGCCGTCTCAACAACAGAGTCCATGACCTCGATGACGATATCAAATCCGCCAAG GAAAAGTGTGAAAATCTAGAGGATGCAGGGAACGAGTTGATCCTTGCTGATGAGGAGATGGTGCGTTTTCAAATAGGAGAAGTGTTTGCTCATGTGCCGAGGGACGACGTAGAAACAAAGAtagaagagatgaaagaagcGACCTGCAAAAGCCTTGAGAAACTCGAGCAAGAGAAGGAATCAATTGTAACACAAATGGCAGCGCTGAAGAAGGTATTGTATGCTAAGTTCAAAGATTCTATCAATCTTGAAGAAGACTAG
- a CDS encoding 1-phosphatidylinositol-4,5-bisphosphate phosphodiesterase epsilon-1, putative (DUF1685) (Protein of unknown function (DUF1685); CONTAINS InterPro DOMAIN/s: Protein of unknown function DUF1685 (InterPro:IPR012881); BEST Arabidopsis thaliana protein match is: Protein of unknown function (DUF1685) (TAIR:AT5G28690.1); Has 235 Blast hits to 235 proteins in 15 species: Archae - 0; Bacteria - 0; Metazoa - 1; Fungi - 0; Plants - 234; Viruses - 0; Other Eukaryotes - 0 (source: NCBI BLink).), whose amino-acid sequence MVRVGEALSVSTSSSSSFYDSEVEELQKMPLEPPKAKAKKRLSKQLSMLETRRDIAWERRRRQMLHHLEKHNEGGDDLTDEDLSELKGSIELGFGFNEEQGQHLTTTLPALDLYFAVTRQISPVSTPGSGGSSSSSRPTSLGDRSSSFGSPISDSDSLKVMSPGDDPQQVKTRLRHWAQAVACSVIQSSN is encoded by the exons ATGGTGAGGGTTGGAGAAGCATTGAGTGTATCAACCTCATCGTCGTCATCTTTCTACGACAGCGAAGTAGAAGAGCTTCAAAAGATGCCATTGGAACCACCGAAAGCTAAGGCTAAGAAACGTCTCTCGAAGCAACTCTCCATGTTAGAGACCCGTAGAGACATCGCATGGGAGCGTCGCCGTCGCCAGATGCTCCATCACCTTGAGAAGCATAACGAAGGAGGAGATGACTTGACGGACGAGGACTTGAGTGAGCTCAAAGGATCTATTGAGTTAGGGTTCGGGTTTAACGAGGAGCAAGGGCAACATCTTACAACTACATTGCCTGCATTGGACCTTTACTTCGCTGTGACTCGTCAGATCTCGCCGGTTTCTACACCAGGCAGTGGtggatcttcttcatcctcccGTCCTACTTCCCTCGGAGACCGATCTTCCTCTTTTGGTAGTCCAATAAGCGACTCTGATTCTTTGAAGGTTATGTCTCCAG GAGATGATCCTCAACAGGTTAAAACGAGACTGAGGCATTGGGCACAAGCTGTGGCATGTTCTGTGATACAATCTTCCAATTAA
- a CDS encoding myosin-binding protein (Protein of unknown function, DUF593) (Protein of unknown function, DUF593; INVOLVED IN: response to salt stress; LOCATED IN: endomembrane system; EXPRESSED IN: 20 plant structures; EXPRESSED DURING: 12 growth stages; CONTAINS InterPro DOMAIN/s: Protein of unknown function DUF593 (InterPro:IPR007656); BEST Arabidopsis thaliana protein match is: Protein of unknown function, DUF593 (TAIR:AT2G30690.1); Has 30201 Blast hits to 17322 proteins in 780 species: Archae - 12; Bacteria - 1396; Metazoa - 17338; Fungi - 3422; Plants - 5037; Viruses - 0; Other Eukaryotes - 2996 (source: NCBI BLink).), which yields MGSRSFTRALALAFNEWLLMFMLFVNSIFSYVIARFADYSELQSPCLMCSNLDHILRRTKDLKKTHWDIICSKHKSEISSLVYCHAHGKLVDVRGMCETCLFSFATTNKSNAETYRLLVGKLGEDSHFGSKSDRSKYPNCSKLTDCTCCNQLWTPQTAATQVAEREILPKIGLLGKIRTGKQSAPKKSVSFNHLPDVGYTELKIHSDTESEAVFSDTEPKQESSLNHLPPVGYNEPKIGLVGDVRTGKPSTPKKSVSFNHLPDVGYTELKIHSDTESEAVFSEDECVVLKDEDHKYQIVDLQTHPIITLPYDLATDKLLNFDFPLEPFVTRNDREEVQLQETNWRTYSSFPVLIPVNDVPETSEKVFKEEEINSLDNLFLTSRAMKHFAAAKVKEEPIRLQDISSTPDVKENPANASLMEETELICLSDVTATSGAMEHSEVILKEREELIHLQDISVTPDFKENPANASLLEETELICLNDVTSPLRAVEHSAVLLKDKVEPIRLQDGGSLTPDFMENSANASILEETELICVNDVTSTSRTMGHSSVVLKENEEPIRFQDSSLTPDFKENPASTFLVEETELICLNDVTSPSRAMEHSTVFIEEKEELVRHQNITLTQDFMENPANSSLREETELICLNDVTSTSEVAETPEDVLEGIELMSIHDISLDEVSESVTTNQTSVEISKERDTDQADITSLESEYIVVPSPNSMPENSTDNCVSDKKEMKETSLRISSLSEMAPRDVTSHTEAALESESSSFNSMSVAAETNQYSGELLDLADAYNIVVGNEGHYDSNGRQQIENWMKKDTSRVSEDLKALLTQISASRGIEFLSPRDVSPKISVNSSDQETKNLDHDMQLLLQKRMLERNESNLSLEGVSVTEIEGESEGDRLKRQVDYDRKLLTGLYKELEEERSASAVATNQAMAMITRLQEEKASFQMEALQNLRMMEEQAEYDMEAIQRLNDLLVEREKLIQDLEAEIEYFRDQTPQKKNKLDVAEKVTEMDSPSEGMSNKIQSCLVGFDEERLYITSCLEKIENRVNGKAHDDNLPAQESVSELHERVERLKGDLYFLEQVMNSLGHGNEGVQFVKEIASHLQTLRSLSMKRQDQTEC from the exons ATGGGTTCACGGAGTTTCACTAGAGCTTTGGCATTAGCCTTTAATGAGTGGCTACTGATGTTCATGCTCTTCGTTAACTCCATATTCTCTTACGTGATCGCGAGGTTTGCAGATTACTCTGAGCTTCAATCTCCATGTCTGATGTGCTCAAATCTTGATCATATTCTCAGGAGGacaaaagatttgaagaaaactCATTGGGATATTATTTGCTCTAAACACAAATCAGAGATCTCTTCATTGGTTTACTGTCATGCTCACGGCAAGCTTGTTGATGTCCGTGGAATGTGTGAGACTTGTCTTTTCTCGTTTGCTACAACCAATAAGTCCAATGCTGAAACTTACAGATTGTTGGTTGGTAAACTGGGTGAAGATTCTCACTTCGGATCCAAGAGTGATCGAAGCAAATATCCAAATTGCTCTAAGCTTACAGATTGTACATGTTGTAATCAGTTGTGGACGCCTCAAACCGCTGCTACTCAGGTGGCTGAACGGGAAATTCTACCCAAGATTGGTTTGCTTGGTAAAATAAGAACCGGGAAGCAGTCTGCGCCCAAGAAAAGTGTCAGCTTCAATCATTTGCCTGATGTTGGGTACACTGAGCTAAAGATTCATTCAGATACTGAATCAGAGGCTGTGTTTTCAGATACTGAACCAAAGCAAGAATCTTCACTTAACCATTTGCCACCTGTTGGGTACAATGAGCCCAAGATTGGTTTGGTTGGTGATGTGAGAACCGGGAAACCATCTACACCCAAGAAGAGTGTCAGCTTTAATCATTTGCCTGATGTTGGGTACACTGAGCTCAAGATTCATTCAGATACTGAATCAGAAGCTGTATTCTCAGAAGATGAATGTGTCGTCCTTAAAGATGAGGATCATAAGTATCAAATAGTGGATCTTCAGACTCATCCGATTATCACCTTGCCTTATGATTTGGCTACCGACAAGCTGCTAAACTTTGATTTCCCTTTGGAGCCCTTCGTGACTCGAAATGACCGAGAGGAAGTTCAGTTGCAAGAGACCAATTGGAGGACTTATTCCTCATTTCCTGTGCTTATTCCAGTTAATGATGTGCCTGAAACATCAGAGAAGGTGTTCAAGGAGGAAGAGATCAATTCATTAGATAATCTTTTCTTAACATCACGCGCCATGAAACATTTTGCAGCTGCAAAGGTGAAAGAAGAGCCGATTCGCCTCCAAGATATTTCCTCAACACCAGATGTTAAGGAAAATCCTGCAAATGCCTCCTTGATGGAGGAGACTGAGCTTATTTGTCTCAGTGATGTTACTGCAACATCAGGCGCCATGGAACATTCTGAAGTTATTCtaaaggaaagagaagaactGATTCACCTCCAAGATATTTCTGTAACACCAGATTTTAAGGAAAATCCTGCAAATGCCTCCTTATTGGAGGAGACTGAGCTTATCTGTCTCAATGATGTTACTTCACCATTACGCGCCGTGGAACATTCTGCAGTTCTTTTAAAGGATAAAGTAGAGCCGATTCGCCTCCAAGATGGTGGTTCTTTAACACCAGATTTTATGGAAAATTCTGCAAATGCCTCCATATTGGAAGAGACTGAGCTTATTTGCGTCAATGATGTTACTTCAACATCACGCACCATGGGACATTCTTCAGTTGTTTTAAAGGAGAATGAAGAGCCGATTCGCTTCCAAGATAGTTCTTTAACACCAGATTTTAAGGAAAATCCTGCAAGTACCTTCTTAGTGGAGGAGACTGAGCTTATCTGCCTCAATGATGTTACTTCACCATCACGCGCCATGGAACATTCCACAGTTTTTatagaggagaaagaagagctGGTTCGCCACCAAAATATTACATTAACACAGGATTTTATGGAAAATCCGGCAAATTCCTCCTTAAGGGAAGAAACTGAGCTTATTTGCCTCAATGATGTTACTTCAACATCAGAGGTTGCTGAAACTCCTGAAGATGTCTTAGAGGGAATTGAACTTATGTCAATCCATGATATATCTCTAGACGAGGTTTCTGAATCAGTCACTACAAATCAAACCTCTGTTGAGATTTCAAAGGAGAGGGACACTGACCAAGCTGATATTACCTCTCTGGAATCTGAATATATAGTTGTACCATCTCCAAATTCCATGCCTGAAAATTCAACCGATAATT GTGTATCAgataaaaaggaaatgaaagagacATCTCTTAGGATCTCTTCATTGTCTGAAATGGCTCCACGGGACGTCACTTCTCACACAGAAGCAGCTCTTGAGTcagaatcttcttccttcaacTCAATGTCAGTGGCAGCAGAAACAAACCAATATTCAGGTGAATTACTGGATCTTGCAGATGCATACAATATCGTTGTAGGAAACGAAGGTCACTATGATAGTAATGGAAGACAACAAATAGAGAATTGGATGAAGAAAGATACGTCTAGAGTTAGCGAAGACCTTAAAGCACTTCTTACTCAAATATCAGCTTCTCGTGGGATAGAGTTTTTGTCACCTAGAGATGTAAGCCCCAAGATTTCTGTTAACAGTAGCgatcaagagacaaagaacCTAGATCATGATATGCAGCTGCTACTTCAAAAGAGAATGCTTGAAAGGAACGAGAGTAACTTATCGTTGGAAGGAGTTTCTGTGACTGAAATCGAGGGTGAAAGTGAGGGTGATCGGTTGAAAAGACAGGTTGATTATGATAGGAAACTGCTGACTGGTTTATATAAAGAAttggaggaagaaagaagcgCTTCAGCGGTTGCTACAAATCAAGCAATGGCTATGATAACGAGGTTGCAGGAAGAGAAGGCGTCATTCCAAATGGAGGCTTTGCAGAACCTGAGGATGATGGAGGAGCAAGCAGAGTACGATATGGAAGCAATACAGAGACTGAATGATTTACTTGTTGAGAGAGAAAAACTAATACAAGATTTAGAAGCTGAGATTGAATACTTCCGGGACCAGACCcctcagaagaagaataagcTAGATGTTGCAGAAAAAGTGACCGAGATGGATTCCCCTAGTGAGGGAATGAGCAACAAGATACAGAGTTGTTTAGTTGGGTTCGACGAAGAGAGATTATACATCACCAGTTGTCTGGAGAAGattgaaaacagagtaaatggCAAGGCTCATGACGATAATCTACCAGCACAAGAATCTGTTTCTGAGCTACATGAGAGAGTAGAAAGGCTGAAGGGAGACTTATACTTCCTAGAACAAGTTATGAATTCTCTTGGCCATGGAAATGAAGGCGTGCAATTTGTAAAGGAAATAGCTTCTCATTTGCAAACTCTGCGGAGTCTCAGCATGAAAAGACAAGATCAGACTGAGTGTTGA